The following are encoded in a window of Thermoprotei archaeon genomic DNA:
- a CDS encoding HypC/HybG/HupF family hydrogenase formation chaperone, which produces MCWGVPARVISIDSDVTATVDFLSGTLKKVVIGVDDLKVGDFVIVHAGVIISKITKEDVIENINFIAEQIRETALMTGEDADKAVKEFLNMAMKILGE; this is translated from the coding sequence ATGTGTTGGGGAGTCCCTGCTAGAGTCATATCAATAGATTCTGATGTAACAGCAACGGTTGATTTTCTAAGCGGCACTCTTAAAAAGGTTGTAATAGGAGTAGATGATTTAAAGGTTGGTGATTTTGTCATTGTTCACGCTGGTGTTATAATATCTAAAATAACAAAAGAGGACGTCATAGAAAATATAAACTTTATTGCAGAACAAATAAGGGAGACAGCATTAATGACTGGAGAAGATGCAGATAAAGCAGTCAAAGAATTTCTTAATATGGCAATGAAAATTTTGGGTGAATAG